A region from the Methanofollis liminatans DSM 4140 genome encodes:
- a CDS encoding H+transporting two-sector ATPase C subunit — MADPVVAEMTLEMVQASQFGLKAVGAGLAVGLTGIGSGIAEMGIGAAAVGATAENKDMFGLALLFTVIPETIVIFGLVVALLALF; from the coding sequence ATGGCAGATCCAGTAGTTGCAGAAATGACTCTTGAAATGGTTCAGGCATCGCAGTTCGGACTTAAGGCAGTTGGCGCAGGTCTGGCTGTCGGTCTTACCGGTATCGGCAGCGGTATTGCCGAAATGGGTATCGGCGCCGCTGCAGTGGGTGCGACCGCAGAGAACAAGGACATGTTCGGTCTTGCACTGCTCTTCACCGTTATTCCAGAAACAATCGTCATCTTTGGTCTTGTGGTCGCTCTGCTGGCGCTCTTCTAA
- a CDS encoding V-type ATP synthase subunit E family protein, whose product MGLEAVVGDIKEKGKREVAAVQAETRAEVTRILTEAQERAAGIKQQASEEVERDVQRIINQEVSAANLSVKREMLNAEKDTLGRVHDTVVTRIAGMPATFHEMALRALLPEAAAAVGGGVVYCNARDIPTVKKILAESKELAAFSIGEPISVEGGVVIESADGRMKIDYSYRTFLETVWESGLKDASDILFP is encoded by the coding sequence ATGGGACTGGAAGCTGTCGTTGGAGATATCAAGGAAAAGGGCAAAAGAGAGGTCGCCGCCGTTCAGGCGGAGACCCGGGCAGAGGTGACGCGCATCCTTACGGAGGCGCAGGAGCGTGCAGCAGGGATCAAGCAGCAGGCCAGCGAGGAGGTGGAGCGGGACGTCCAGCGGATCATCAACCAGGAGGTCTCGGCCGCCAACCTTTCGGTCAAACGCGAGATGCTCAATGCTGAGAAGGACACGCTCGGACGGGTCCACGACACCGTCGTCACCAGGATCGCCGGTATGCCTGCCACCTTCCATGAGATGGCCCTTCGCGCTCTCCTTCCGGAGGCGGCTGCAGCCGTCGGGGGTGGCGTGGTATATTGCAACGCCCGTGATATCCCCACCGTAAAGAAGATCCTTGCCGAGAGCAAGGAGCTGGCAGCGTTCTCGATCGGCGAGCCCATATCAGTTGAGGGCGGAGTCGTCATTGAGAGCGCCGATGGCAGGATGAAGATCGATTATAGCTACCGTACGTTCCTGGAGACGGTATGGGAGTCAGGGCTTAAGGATGCGTCAGATATCCTGTTTCCCTGA
- a CDS encoding V-type ATP synthase subunit C, with the protein MADVGGPAPYIYVSTRMRVRKAKLIPREEYLRMLNMSLPEITRLIGETEYKREIDELSSSFSGINLIEVALSWNLAKEYQEILKITPSGLMRFVQIYLRHWDIQNVLTILRGKVQGMKPGKIKEVLIPAGELDRATLDHLLNEDSPERIVDSLKDRPFGAVLAAGITEALETGSFANLENELYKKLYARMIAEAKEGIKGGYEFLGYIQMEIDLKNLINLFRFRAQNAGEEVRELLIPGGKAFTVDELQRMSAIEDLNEFIDAARKKTRDPELNALFDELGQKRPVHEVEVLVTKYQLKQMERLSKLYVFSVFPILAYLEMKKYEVTNLRAIARGKEYGLPNERIQGYLVM; encoded by the coding sequence ATGGCTGACGTAGGGGGCCCTGCCCCATATATTTACGTCTCAACGCGCATGCGTGTGCGCAAAGCAAAGTTGATCCCGCGGGAGGAGTACCTGCGGATGCTCAACATGAGCCTGCCCGAGATCACCCGCCTGATCGGGGAGACCGAGTATAAACGGGAGATCGACGAGCTTTCCTCGTCCTTCTCCGGGATCAACCTCATCGAGGTTGCCCTTTCGTGGAACCTCGCAAAGGAATATCAGGAGATCCTGAAGATCACCCCGTCCGGACTGATGCGGTTCGTGCAGATTTACCTGCGCCACTGGGACATCCAGAACGTCCTCACCATCCTGCGCGGGAAGGTGCAGGGCATGAAGCCCGGAAAGATCAAGGAGGTGCTCATCCCTGCAGGTGAACTCGACAGAGCCACGCTCGACCATCTCCTGAACGAGGACTCCCCCGAGCGGATCGTCGATTCGCTCAAAGACCGCCCGTTCGGAGCCGTTCTCGCTGCAGGGATCACCGAGGCGCTGGAGACCGGTTCGTTCGCAAACCTCGAGAACGAACTCTACAAGAAACTCTATGCCCGGATGATCGCCGAAGCGAAAGAAGGGATCAAGGGAGGCTACGAGTTCCTCGGCTACATCCAGATGGAGATCGACCTGAAGAACCTCATCAACCTCTTCCGGTTCCGTGCGCAGAACGCCGGCGAGGAGGTCAGGGAACTGCTCATTCCAGGCGGAAAAGCATTCACGGTCGACGAACTCCAGAGGATGAGTGCCATCGAGGACCTCAACGAGTTCATCGATGCTGCCAGGAAAAAGACACGTGACCCCGAGCTGAACGCACTCTTCGATGAACTCGGCCAGAAACGCCCGGTTCATGAGGTCGAGGTGCTGGTGACGAAGTACCAGCTGAAGCAGATGGAGAGGCTGTCCAAGCTCTACGTCTTCTCGGTCTTCCCGATCCTGGCATATCTCGAGATGAAGAAGTACGAGGTGACAAACCTCCGTGCGATCGCGCGCGGTAAGGAGTACGGCCTGCCAAACGAACGCATTCAGGGATACCTGGTGATGTAA
- a CDS encoding V-type ATP synthase subunit F: protein MVEIAVVGQAEFVIGFRLAGIQKTIAVGDDEALKNTVINVLKDSSVGILVLSSSDMNRLPLRLRNQLEESVKPTVIAVGEEEGGLSMRERIKRSVGVDLWK, encoded by the coding sequence ATGGTCGAGATTGCAGTTGTTGGCCAGGCTGAGTTCGTCATCGGGTTCCGGCTTGCAGGCATTCAGAAGACGATCGCTGTCGGAGACGACGAGGCACTGAAAAACACCGTTATAAACGTCCTCAAGGACAGTTCGGTCGGGATTCTGGTGCTGAGCAGCAGCGATATGAACAGGCTCCCTCTAAGGCTGCGGAACCAGCTCGAGGAATCCGTAAAACCGACGGTGATCGCAGTCGGCGAAGAAGAAGGAGGACTCTCCATGCGGGAGAGAATAAAGAGATCGGTCGGTGTTGATCTGTGGAAGTAA
- a CDS encoding ATP synthase subunit A: MEVKGESKTGTSTGVLKRISGPVVTAVGFNAHMYDVVKVGNEKLMGEVIKITGENIIIQVYEATDGIRPGEPVENTGMSLAVELGPGLLKSIYDGIQRPLEVLMEKMGSFIERGVTAPGLDRATKWDFVPVVKAGDKVVPGSILGTVQETSSILHKIMVPPNMKGGVVKEIKGGSFTVEEVVCTLEDGTTLTMMQKWPVRVPRPVTEKMNPDIPLVTGQRILDGLFPIAKGGTAAIPGPFGSGKTVTQQALAKWSDAQIVVYIGCGERGNEMTEVLTEFPELEDPKTGRPLMERTVLIANTSNMPVAAREASVYTGITIAEYFRDQGYDVSLMADSTSRWAEAMREISSRLEEMPGEEGYPAYLSARLSEFYERAGRVTTLSNEKGSVTVIGAVSPPGGDFSEPVTQNTLRIVKVFWALDAKLSQRRHFPAINWLNSYSLYLNVLNPWYDKNISPEWNPLRNWAMAVLQKESELQEIVQLVGSDALPEEEQITIEVARMLREVFLQQNAFDPVDTYCSLEKQFDIMKAIRLYADLAATAHTAGVMPAQILAIKAKNDLPQIKFTKDYKPELEKVLAQMKNEFAGLKAGAA, translated from the coding sequence GTGGAAGTAAAAGGAGAATCGAAAACAGGCACTTCGACAGGGGTGCTCAAGAGAATTTCAGGCCCGGTGGTGACGGCCGTCGGTTTCAACGCCCACATGTACGATGTGGTCAAGGTGGGCAACGAGAAACTGATGGGCGAGGTCATCAAGATCACGGGCGAGAACATCATCATTCAGGTCTATGAGGCCACCGATGGCATCAGACCGGGCGAACCTGTGGAGAACACGGGCATGTCGCTCGCGGTCGAGCTCGGTCCCGGGCTGCTGAAGAGCATCTACGATGGGATTCAGCGCCCGCTCGAGGTGCTCATGGAGAAGATGGGCAGTTTCATCGAGCGTGGTGTGACCGCACCCGGCCTCGACCGCGCCACGAAGTGGGACTTTGTCCCGGTCGTGAAGGCGGGCGACAAGGTCGTGCCCGGCAGCATCCTCGGAACGGTGCAGGAAACCTCGTCGATCCTCCACAAGATCATGGTCCCGCCCAATATGAAGGGCGGCGTGGTCAAGGAGATCAAGGGCGGTTCCTTCACCGTCGAAGAGGTCGTCTGTACCCTCGAAGACGGAACGACGCTCACCATGATGCAGAAGTGGCCGGTCCGCGTGCCGCGCCCGGTGACCGAGAAGATGAACCCGGACATTCCGCTGGTCACCGGCCAGCGCATTCTCGACGGGCTCTTCCCGATCGCAAAGGGCGGCACCGCGGCAATCCCGGGGCCGTTCGGCTCGGGCAAGACGGTCACCCAGCAGGCGCTTGCGAAGTGGTCTGACGCACAGATCGTCGTCTATATCGGCTGCGGCGAGCGCGGCAACGAGATGACCGAAGTGCTGACCGAGTTCCCCGAACTCGAGGACCCCAAGACCGGCAGGCCGCTCATGGAGCGGACGGTGCTCATTGCGAACACCTCGAACATGCCGGTGGCAGCACGTGAAGCCTCAGTTTATACCGGGATCACGATCGCGGAGTACTTCCGCGACCAGGGCTACGATGTCTCGCTGATGGCCGACTCCACCTCGCGGTGGGCAGAGGCGATGCGTGAGATCTCCTCCCGTCTTGAGGAGATGCCCGGTGAGGAAGGGTATCCTGCATATCTCTCCGCCCGTCTCTCAGAGTTCTACGAGCGCGCGGGGCGTGTGACCACCCTCAGCAACGAGAAGGGCTCGGTCACCGTCATCGGCGCCGTTTCTCCGCCGGGCGGCGACTTTTCCGAACCGGTCACCCAGAACACCCTCCGTATCGTGAAGGTCTTCTGGGCACTGGACGCGAAGCTCTCGCAGCGCCGGCACTTCCCGGCGATCAACTGGTTAAACTCGTACTCCCTGTATCTCAACGTGCTCAACCCCTGGTACGACAAGAACATCTCCCCTGAGTGGAACCCCCTCCGCAACTGGGCGATGGCAGTCCTCCAGAAGGAGTCCGAGCTTCAGGAGATCGTGCAGCTCGTCGGTTCCGACGCCCTCCCTGAGGAGGAGCAGATCACCATCGAGGTTGCCAGGATGCTCCGTGAAGTGTTCCTGCAGCAGAACGCCTTCGACCCCGTCGACACCTACTGTTCCCTCGAGAAGCAGTTCGACATCATGAAGGCGATCCGTCTCTACGCCGACCTGGCCGCCACGGCCCACACCGCCGGCGTGATGCCGGCCCAGATCCTGGCAATCAAGGCGAAGAACGACCTGCCGCAGATCAAGTTCACGAAGGACTACAAGCCTGAACTCGAGAAGGTCCTCGCGCAGATGAAGAACGAGTTTGCCGGACTGAAGGCGGGTGCAGCATGA
- a CDS encoding V-type ATP synthase subunit B: MKEYRTIKQIAGPLVFVEKTEPVGYNELVNIALADGSIKRGQVLDTSDDLVVVQCFETTAGIGRDSGVRFLGETIKMPLSKEMLGRILSGGGKPIDGGPEIVPEKRLDIMGAAINPYARASPADFIQTGISTIDGTNTLVRGQKLPIFSAAGLPHNDVALQIARQAKVPGSTEAFAVVFAAMGITKEEANHFMADFERTGALESAVVFLNLADDPAVERIITPRLALTTAEYLAYELGYHVLVILTDMTNYCEALRQIGAAREEVPGRRGYPGYMYTDLASIYERAGIVKGKKGSVTQIPILTMPGDDITHPIPDLTGYITEGQIVVSRELHRKGIYPPINVLPSLSRLMNLGIGKGHTREDHKKVSDQLYAGYAEGNDLRGLVAIVGKDALSERDRGFLEFADLFEGRFVTQGIDENRTIEDTLDLGWELLASLPVEQLVRIDRDLIQKYHPLYRKGAKSAGV; the protein is encoded by the coding sequence ATGAAGGAATATCGAACGATCAAGCAGATTGCAGGCCCGCTCGTCTTCGTCGAGAAGACCGAGCCGGTCGGCTACAACGAGCTCGTGAACATCGCCCTCGCCGACGGCTCGATCAAGCGCGGCCAGGTGCTCGACACCTCTGACGACCTCGTTGTCGTCCAGTGTTTCGAGACGACGGCCGGTATCGGCCGTGACTCCGGGGTAAGATTCCTGGGCGAGACGATCAAGATGCCGCTCTCGAAGGAGATGCTCGGCCGTATCCTCTCGGGCGGCGGTAAGCCGATCGACGGCGGCCCGGAGATCGTCCCGGAAAAGCGGCTCGACATCATGGGCGCTGCGATCAACCCGTACGCCCGTGCGTCGCCGGCCGACTTCATCCAGACCGGTATCTCCACGATCGACGGGACGAACACCCTTGTGCGCGGTCAGAAGCTCCCGATCTTCTCGGCAGCCGGTCTGCCGCACAACGATGTCGCCCTGCAGATCGCCCGTCAGGCAAAGGTGCCGGGCTCGACCGAAGCGTTCGCCGTGGTCTTCGCCGCGATGGGTATCACGAAGGAAGAGGCCAACCATTTCATGGCCGACTTCGAACGCACCGGCGCCCTCGAGAGCGCGGTCGTCTTCCTGAACCTTGCAGACGACCCGGCCGTAGAGCGGATCATCACCCCGCGTCTTGCCCTCACGACCGCCGAGTACCTTGCGTACGAACTCGGCTACCATGTGCTCGTCATCCTGACGGACATGACCAACTACTGTGAGGCGCTCCGTCAGATCGGTGCTGCCCGTGAAGAAGTGCCGGGCCGCCGCGGCTACCCGGGTTACATGTACACGGACCTGGCCTCGATCTACGAGCGTGCGGGTATCGTCAAGGGCAAAAAGGGCTCTGTGACCCAGATCCCGATCCTGACGATGCCGGGCGACGATATCACGCACCCGATCCCCGACCTGACCGGGTACATCACCGAGGGTCAGATCGTGGTTTCCCGTGAGCTGCACCGGAAGGGTATCTACCCGCCGATCAACGTCCTGCCATCGCTGTCCCGTCTGATGAACCTCGGTATCGGCAAGGGCCACACCAGAGAAGACCACAAGAAGGTCTCCGACCAGCTCTACGCGGGCTATGCAGAAGGCAACGACCTGCGCGGCCTCGTGGCGATCGTCGGTAAGGACGCCCTGTCCGAGCGTGACCGCGGTTTCCTGGAGTTCGCCGACCTCTTCGAGGGCAGGTTTGTCACCCAGGGCATCGACGAGAACCGGACGATCGAGGACACCCTCGACCTGGGCTGGGAACTGCTGGCCTCGCTGCCGGTGGAGCAGCTCGTGCGTATCGACCGCGACCTGATCCAGAAGTACCACCCGCTCTACCGCAAGGGCGCAAAATCTGCAGGGGTGTAA
- a CDS encoding V-type ATP synthase subunit D, with protein MALRDVKPTRSELINIKRKIKLSERGYNILKMKRDGLILEFFKVLKEAKDTRGEMLRKFQHAQEMIALANTVEGTIGVKAAAFSVKEKPEITLKSKNIMGVVVPEIEASKVRKSLAERGYGVLGSRAVIDETAEAYEELVEAIIESAEVETKMKRLLDEIDRTKRRVNALEFKVIPELKEGAAFIKMRLDEMERDELSRLKRIKAKSAE; from the coding sequence ATGGCGCTTAGAGATGTCAAGCCGACCCGTTCCGAGCTGATCAACATCAAGCGCAAGATCAAGCTCTCCGAGCGGGGCTACAACATCCTCAAGATGAAGCGCGACGGGCTGATCCTTGAGTTCTTCAAGGTGCTGAAGGAAGCGAAGGACACCCGGGGCGAGATGCTGCGCAAGTTCCAGCACGCCCAGGAGATGATCGCCCTTGCAAACACGGTCGAGGGGACGATCGGGGTGAAGGCTGCGGCCTTTTCCGTGAAGGAGAAGCCCGAGATCACCCTGAAGTCCAAGAACATCATGGGCGTCGTCGTGCCCGAGATCGAGGCCTCGAAGGTGAGGAAGAGCCTGGCCGAGCGCGGATACGGTGTGCTCGGCTCCCGTGCGGTCATCGACGAGACGGCCGAAGCCTACGAGGAGCTGGTCGAGGCGATCATCGAGAGCGCCGAGGTCGAGACGAAGATGAAGCGTCTCCTCGACGAGATTGACCGGACGAAGCGGCGTGTGAACGCCCTTGAGTTCAAGGTGATCCCCGAACTGAAGGAAGGCGCGGCCTTCATCAAGATGCGCCTCGACGAGATGGAGCGCGACGAGCTCTCCCGTCTGAAGCGGATCAAGGCGAAGAGTGCGGAGTAG
- a CDS encoding phosphoglycerate kinase, giving the protein MTIGTLTDLDISGKTVLLRVDFNSPIDPASGEILDDKRFREHLPTVRALEDARCVILAHQSRPGKKDFTTLQAHADKLEHLLGRQVTYIDDVFGRAARDAVSSMRAGEVLMLENVRFNAEENLTLSPDAAKGTHICRMLSSMADVFVNDAFGTAHRSQPTVVGLPMLMRSAAGLLMEREVATLSRVFTGAPRPVTFILGGTKVDDSVAVAENVLEKGVADRVVVIGVVANVFLMAAGHEIGKPSTDLVAQLKYMGEVEKAKALLSRFGEKIVMPDQVAVREAGGRVEYSLDRIPADAPVMDIGTGALGAVNEVIRSSGTVVLNGPAGVFEDAAFAVGTHEILRTSSKVPFSVVGGGHTAAVIEKMGLESAFTHISTGGGACIEFLTGKKLPAVAALERSKEIFG; this is encoded by the coding sequence ATGACGATTGGAACACTCACTGATCTCGATATCTCCGGAAAGACCGTTCTTTTGCGCGTCGACTTCAACTCTCCGATCGATCCCGCATCAGGCGAGATCCTGGACGACAAACGCTTCCGGGAGCATCTCCCCACGGTCAGGGCGCTGGAGGATGCCCGGTGCGTCATCCTCGCCCACCAGAGCCGGCCCGGAAAGAAGGACTTCACCACGCTCCAGGCCCATGCCGACAAACTGGAGCACCTCCTCGGCCGTCAGGTCACCTATATCGACGACGTCTTCGGGCGTGCAGCACGGGACGCCGTCTCATCCATGCGTGCCGGCGAAGTGCTGATGCTTGAGAACGTACGCTTCAATGCCGAAGAAAACCTGACGCTCTCGCCTGATGCGGCGAAGGGAACACACATCTGCCGGATGCTCTCGTCGATGGCCGATGTCTTCGTCAACGACGCCTTCGGCACCGCTCACCGCTCGCAGCCGACGGTGGTGGGCCTTCCGATGCTGATGCGCTCGGCCGCAGGTCTGTTGATGGAGCGGGAGGTCGCCACCCTCTCGCGGGTCTTTACCGGCGCACCCCGTCCGGTCACCTTTATCCTGGGCGGGACGAAGGTGGACGACTCGGTGGCGGTCGCCGAAAACGTCCTTGAGAAGGGTGTCGCCGACCGGGTGGTCGTCATCGGCGTCGTTGCGAACGTCTTCCTCATGGCGGCCGGCCACGAGATCGGAAAGCCCTCGACCGATCTGGTCGCCCAGCTGAAATACATGGGCGAGGTCGAGAAGGCGAAGGCCCTCCTCTCGCGGTTCGGAGAGAAGATCGTCATGCCCGACCAGGTGGCGGTGCGGGAGGCCGGCGGCCGGGTCGAGTACTCCCTGGACCGGATCCCCGCAGACGCCCCGGTGATGGATATCGGGACCGGAGCGCTCGGCGCGGTGAACGAGGTGATCAGGTCCTCAGGCACGGTCGTCCTGAACGGTCCTGCCGGCGTCTTCGAGGACGCCGCCTTTGCGGTCGGCACCCACGAGATCCTCAGGACCTCCTCGAAGGTGCCGTTCTCGGTGGTCGGGGGCGGGCACACGGCGGCAGTGATCGAGAAGATGGGGCTTGAGTCGGCGTTCACCCACATCTCCACCGGCGGCGGGGCATGCATCGAGTTTCTGACCGGGAAAAAACTCCCGGCCGTCGCCGCACTCGAACGCTCAAAAGAGATATTTGGATAG
- a CDS encoding ABC transporter permease, with protein sequence MRSLRGVFLVFALRNLRRHPVRSGLAALGIVIGVLAIASLGILGSNLIILFSGLVADVSDTVVVSPHLAAASGDPFDPRSALAAGISERDADRIARAAGANPAIPLIQTAVLMKKGRDGGYVPMIVLGRSDMPLLLTVTEGAFPTGSSVLVGALLAEEFDIRAGGRIGLDGEEVRVAGVLEDRGMAIDINPDYAVVVTRDWYTDRRGEEDYDRVVIKVAVLDEIPAVKEAVKEQMNRQKEVVDVLDSREILELYYQTYDAISVFLLGIGLVALLVAGVSILNVMIISVTQRTREIGIMRSLGALRSEILSMFLYEALVLGLAGSLVGGLLSIGVGYAISGLVAETIFAGFGTTPAGIDPAGLRAILLGISFGIGTSVLSGIYPAWKAAHLDPIDALRYE encoded by the coding sequence ATGCGATCGCTGCGGGGAGTGTTTCTGGTCTTCGCCCTCAGGAACCTGCGGCGCCATCCGGTCAGGTCAGGGCTTGCGGCGCTCGGGATTGTCATCGGCGTGCTCGCAATCGCCTCGCTCGGCATCCTCGGATCGAACCTGATCATTCTCTTCTCCGGCCTCGTCGCCGATGTCTCGGACACGGTCGTCGTCAGTCCGCATCTTGCCGCCGCAAGCGGAGACCCCTTCGACCCGAGGTCTGCCCTCGCCGCCGGGATCTCGGAGCGGGACGCGGATCGAATTGCACGGGCTGCAGGGGCGAACCCCGCGATCCCCCTCATTCAAACGGCAGTGCTGATGAAAAAAGGGAGGGACGGTGGTTATGTGCCGATGATCGTCCTTGGCCGGAGCGATATGCCCCTCCTCCTCACCGTCACCGAGGGCGCGTTTCCCACCGGGAGCAGCGTCCTGGTCGGTGCCCTCCTTGCCGAAGAGTTCGATATCAGGGCCGGGGGGCGGATCGGTCTCGACGGGGAGGAGGTGCGGGTGGCCGGCGTACTTGAGGACCGGGGGATGGCGATCGATATCAATCCCGATTACGCCGTCGTCGTCACGCGGGACTGGTATACCGATCGCCGGGGAGAGGAGGACTATGACCGGGTGGTGATCAAGGTCGCCGTCCTCGACGAGATCCCGGCGGTGAAGGAGGCGGTGAAGGAGCAGATGAACCGACAAAAAGAGGTGGTGGACGTGCTGGACTCGCGGGAGATCCTTGAACTCTACTACCAGACCTACGACGCCATATCGGTCTTCCTCCTCGGCATCGGCCTTGTCGCCCTCCTTGTCGCAGGGGTTTCGATCCTGAACGTGATGATCATCTCGGTCACCCAGCGCACCCGCGAGATCGGGATCATGCGCTCTCTGGGGGCGTTGCGCAGCGAGATCCTCAGCATGTTCCTGTACGAGGCGCTGGTCCTTGGCCTTGCCGGGAGTCTGGTCGGCGGCCTCCTCTCCATCGGCGTCGGGTATGCGATCTCGGGATTGGTTGCCGAGACGATCTTCGCAGGCTTCGGCACCACGCCGGCAGGCATCGATCCTGCGGGGCTCAGGGCGATCCTGCTCGGGATCTCCTTCGGCATCGGGACCAGCGTTCTCTCAGGGATCTATCCGGCATGGAAGGCGGCGCATCTCGACCCGATCGATGCGCTGCGTTATGAATGA
- a CDS encoding ABC transporter permease → MIFFSFALRNIRRHPARSLLATLGIVIGVFAIASLGVMGNAINLLAAGLIADVGDTVVITPHTALGDLGIVGDPRTAVAATIPEADVERIRRAAGGYLTVPVLEGAAELTAGKEGGYALVIGLDYDAVPPLLSLSEGNYLRPGSRSCLVGVYLAREYDLRAGSRIGIDGETVPVAGVLQERGLAFDINPDYAIVVTKERFFEMFPEKVGYNYVVIKVTDQAAIEGVKGSVENLMNRREKTVDVVDSREILRQVNEIYDAMGWFLLGIGAISLVIAGVSILNVMIISVTERIREIGVMRSIGALRREILLMFIYEALVLGIVGSLVGGAFSFIGGYLISVAALQVFTAGTTFGEGATVFDPLSIAYILFAMGFGMVTSVAAGLYPAWQASRMAPIDALRG, encoded by the coding sequence ATGATCTTTTTCTCGTTCGCCCTCAGGAATATCAGGCGGCACCCGGCACGCTCCCTGCTGGCGACCCTCGGGATCGTGATCGGGGTCTTTGCGATCGCCTCCCTCGGCGTGATGGGCAACGCCATCAATCTGCTTGCCGCCGGCCTGATCGCCGATGTCGGCGACACGGTGGTGATCACCCCGCACACCGCCCTCGGCGATCTCGGGATCGTCGGCGATCCCAGGACGGCGGTGGCGGCGACGATCCCTGAGGCGGACGTGGAGCGGATCAGGCGGGCGGCCGGGGGTTACCTGACGGTGCCGGTGCTTGAAGGGGCGGCCGAACTGACGGCAGGGAAGGAAGGGGGCTACGCCCTGGTGATCGGCCTCGATTACGATGCCGTCCCTCCGCTCCTCTCCCTCTCGGAGGGCAATTACCTCAGACCCGGCTCCCGCTCCTGTCTGGTCGGGGTATATCTCGCCCGTGAGTACGACCTTCGGGCCGGGAGCAGGATCGGGATCGACGGCGAGACGGTCCCGGTCGCCGGCGTCCTTCAGGAGCGAGGTCTTGCCTTCGACATCAACCCGGACTACGCGATCGTCGTCACAAAAGAGCGATTTTTTGAGATGTTCCCTGAGAAGGTCGGCTACAACTACGTCGTCATCAAGGTCACCGACCAGGCGGCGATCGAGGGCGTGAAGGGTTCGGTCGAGAACCTGATGAACCGCCGGGAGAAGACCGTGGATGTTGTGGACTCCAGAGAGATACTGCGGCAGGTGAACGAGATCTATGACGCGATGGGCTGGTTTCTCCTCGGTATCGGTGCGATATCCCTGGTGATCGCTGGCGTCTCCATCCTGAACGTGATGATCATCTCGGTCACCGAACGGATCCGAGAAATCGGGGTGATGCGGTCCATCGGGGCGTTGCGCCGCGAGATCCTGTTGATGTTCATATACGAAGCGCTCGTCCTCGGGATTGTCGGGAGCCTGGTCGGCGGGGCCTTTAGTTTTATCGGGGGCTATCTCATCAGCGTCGCCGCCCTGCAGGTGTTCACCGCCGGGACTACCTTTGGTGAAGGGGCGACCGTCTTCGACCCGCTCTCTATCGCCTATATCCTCTTTGCGATGGGCTTTGGCATGGTGACAAGTGTGGCAGCGGGGCTGTATCCGGCATGGCAGGCGTCACGGATGGCGCCGATCGACGCGTTGCGGGGGTGA
- a CDS encoding ABC transporter ATP-binding protein produces MTEQEPIIRFVDVSKVYPLPAGDVVALDHVSLDVPAGEFLAIMGPSGSGKSTLLNLMGCLDTPSSGTLSIKGKEIGKLSDDELTALRRDHIGFIFQQFNLIPLLNVLENVEFPRLLKERKGGCSETCRDVIRAVGLEDELLTHTPAELSGGQQQRVAIARALVNDPEILLADEPTGNLDTKTGTGIMELLTAMNRRGKTIIMVTHDPRIAEYARRTINIVDGRIA; encoded by the coding sequence ATGACTGAACAGGAACCGATCATCAGATTTGTGGACGTCTCCAAGGTCTACCCCCTGCCGGCAGGCGACGTCGTCGCCCTCGACCACGTCTCCCTCGACGTCCCGGCCGGAGAGTTTCTTGCGATCATGGGGCCGTCGGGCTCGGGCAAGTCTACCCTCCTCAACCTGATGGGCTGCCTCGACACCCCGAGCTCGGGAACGCTCTCCATCAAGGGAAAAGAGATCGGAAAACTCTCTGACGATGAACTCACCGCCCTGCGGCGCGACCATATCGGCTTCATCTTCCAGCAGTTCAACCTGATCCCCCTCCTCAACGTCCTCGAGAACGTGGAGTTCCCCAGGCTCTTAAAGGAGCGGAAGGGGGGGTGCAGCGAGACGTGCCGGGACGTCATCCGCGCTGTCGGCCTTGAGGACGAACTCCTCACCCACACCCCGGCCGAACTCTCGGGCGGACAGCAGCAGCGGGTGGCGATCGCCCGCGCCCTCGTCAACGACCCCGAGATCCTCCTTGCGGACGAACCGACGGGAAACCTCGACACAAAGACCGGGACCGGGATCATGGAACTCCTCACGGCGATGAACAGGCGGGGCAAGACGATCATCATGGTCACGCACGACCCCAGAATCGCCGAATACGCCCGGCGAACGATCAACATCGTCGACGGTCGGATTGCATGA